One segment of Fibrobacter sp. UWB10 DNA contains the following:
- a CDS encoding glycosyl hydrolase family 8, with protein MKLSKILPLCIAGAFSSSFAVLDLPNAQPKVDESYWKAALDSTWQGLVRRNINPYSAGKGLIHRPKSETPGDAVSEAVGYGMLVALYANDQEHFNSIWDAANEKMWDGCYYNWQMGPDGNISGEGAATDAEEDVALALIFADKLVSAGKWQPYTSTKFNYGYADHAKKILDCMWSSQQITSSGILAPGAGWGGDNFVNPGYFSPAWYKIFAKFDSNGDRWNMVVDKTYEILSKSPGYSMGLIPDWMRPDGNWAGSLGYNAYFNSRAFFKDAIRILWRVAIDAVWFDESRAKDFLKNSLAFINSKGGAAASNFYQIEKAGELLPADDIWTDFNDSKNESTWRYRREHSHLTVGMWSTAALAVGESADRIAFSEELGKFYEGGDFFGNAVDPTGGIEDTLHNEMYFDQFLAWFGASMMSGTFMNVIDAIDNPKAATAGDSSSLTKPVIGIAHSRIKASADIRLTHMGNAILFTLPEVAEWSLYDMNGHKIAEARGSNFLWQKGNQGVYIIKARSKGTSYMRKVAVR; from the coding sequence ATGAAGCTATCAAAGATTTTACCCCTTTGCATTGCCGGAGCATTCAGCAGTTCCTTTGCAGTGCTAGATCTCCCCAACGCACAACCGAAGGTTGACGAATCGTACTGGAAGGCAGCCCTCGACAGCACCTGGCAAGGACTTGTGCGCAGGAACATCAATCCCTATTCCGCAGGCAAAGGGCTCATTCACCGCCCCAAGAGTGAAACGCCGGGCGATGCCGTGAGCGAAGCCGTCGGATACGGCATGTTGGTCGCCTTGTATGCCAACGACCAGGAGCATTTCAACAGCATTTGGGACGCCGCCAACGAAAAGATGTGGGACGGTTGCTATTACAACTGGCAAATGGGACCCGACGGAAACATTAGCGGCGAAGGCGCCGCCACCGACGCTGAAGAAGACGTTGCGCTCGCCCTGATTTTTGCGGACAAGCTCGTTTCCGCCGGCAAATGGCAACCTTACACATCGACAAAGTTTAATTACGGCTACGCCGACCACGCCAAGAAAATTCTTGATTGCATGTGGAGTTCCCAGCAGATTACCAGCAGCGGAATTTTGGCACCGGGCGCAGGCTGGGGCGGCGACAATTTTGTGAACCCCGGCTATTTCTCACCCGCATGGTACAAGATTTTCGCCAAGTTTGACAGCAATGGCGATCGCTGGAACATGGTTGTCGACAAGACTTATGAGATTTTGTCAAAAAGCCCCGGCTACAGCATGGGCTTGATTCCTGACTGGATGCGCCCCGATGGCAATTGGGCCGGAAGCCTCGGCTACAATGCCTACTTTAACAGCCGCGCCTTCTTCAAAGACGCTATCCGTATCTTGTGGCGAGTGGCAATTGACGCCGTATGGTTCGATGAATCGCGCGCCAAGGACTTCCTCAAGAATTCGCTCGCCTTCATTAACAGCAAAGGCGGAGCCGCAGCTTCGAACTTCTACCAGATTGAAAAAGCGGGCGAACTTTTGCCAGCTGACGACATTTGGACCGATTTTAATGACAGCAAGAACGAAAGCACTTGGCGTTACCGCCGCGAACACAGCCACTTGACCGTTGGTATGTGGTCAACCGCAGCGCTTGCCGTAGGCGAATCTGCAGACCGTATCGCCTTCAGTGAAGAACTCGGTAAATTCTACGAAGGCGGAGATTTCTTTGGAAATGCCGTAGACCCCACCGGTGGAATCGAAGACACACTCCACAACGAAATGTACTTTGACCAGTTCCTCGCTTGGTTTGGTGCCTCTATGATGAGCGGAACTTTCATGAACGTGATTGACGCCATCGACAATCCCAAGGCAGCAACTGCGGGCGATTCGTCTTCATTGACCAAACCCGTAATCGGAATTGCTCACAGCCGAATCAAAGCAAGCGCAGACATCCGTTTAACCCATATGGGGAACGCCATTCTGTTCACGCTTCCCGAAGTCGCTGAATGGAGCCTTTACGACATGAACGGACACAAAATTGCAGAAGCCCGCGGCTCCAATTTCTTGTGGCAAAAGGGCAACCAAGGCGTCTATATTATAAAAGCCCGTTCCAAGGGAACGAGCTACATGCGAAAAGTCGCAGTCCGTTAA
- a CDS encoding bile acid:sodium symporter family protein has product MFKVIKAFCCLLSNYASPFVIASAVVAFFVPVAFGWVHGNVSSIILGVIMLSMGLTISTDDVRNLMKQPLHILLGAVAQYTIMPFVAFGLSKVFGLDPYLAVGIILVGCCPGGVSSNVMSFLARGDVTYSVSMTMVSTLLAPIMTPLLVLWLADTSIDVNAKGMFLNILYVTIAPITIGFLCNYFLGKRAVFKEIQSNMPAVSVIGLMMIVGGVVVTVRPQLFANGLGLIFLVLAVVFCHNALGYVLGYSVGKLFKFNTAKKRTIAIEVGVQNAGMATVLAMAFFANPENVARNPAAVLCMVPCALSCAYHSISGTVLANIFAWRDKKKEK; this is encoded by the coding sequence ATGTTTAAGGTAATTAAGGCTTTTTGCTGTCTGCTTTCTAACTACGCTTCCCCCTTTGTTATCGCAAGCGCAGTAGTCGCATTCTTCGTTCCGGTCGCTTTCGGCTGGGTTCACGGGAATGTATCTTCCATCATTCTCGGTGTCATCATGTTGAGCATGGGTCTCACGATTTCGACAGACGATGTCCGCAACCTGATGAAACAGCCGCTCCATATTTTGCTTGGTGCGGTTGCGCAGTACACGATTATGCCGTTTGTCGCTTTCGGGCTTTCGAAGGTGTTCGGGCTGGATCCGTATCTGGCTGTGGGTATTATTTTGGTAGGATGCTGCCCGGGCGGTGTTTCGAGTAACGTCATGAGTTTCTTGGCCCGCGGCGATGTGACTTATTCGGTGAGCATGACCATGGTCAGCACGCTCCTTGCTCCTATCATGACGCCGCTGCTTGTGCTGTGGCTTGCCGACACAAGCATTGACGTGAATGCGAAAGGGATGTTCCTGAATATTCTTTATGTGACGATTGCGCCGATTACCATCGGGTTCCTTTGCAACTACTTCTTGGGCAAGCGCGCCGTATTTAAAGAAATCCAGTCGAATATGCCTGCAGTGAGCGTGATTGGCCTGATGATGATTGTGGGCGGTGTCGTTGTGACGGTGCGTCCGCAATTGTTTGCAAATGGCCTCGGCCTGATTTTCTTGGTGCTTGCAGTGGTGTTCTGCCACAATGCGCTGGGCTATGTGCTTGGCTACAGCGTGGGTAAACTCTTCAAGTTCAATACCGCCAAGAAGCGGACCATCGCTATCGAAGTCGGTGTGCAGAATGCAGGCATGGCAACGGTGCTTGCCATGGCATTCTTTGCGAACCCTGAAAATGTGGCGAGGAACCCAGCTGCCGTTCTTTGCATGGTGCCCTGCGCCTTGAGCTGCGCTTACCATTCCATCAGCGGAACGGTACTCGCGAATATCTTCGCTTGGCGCGACAAGAAAAAGGAAAAATAG
- a CDS encoding xanthine phosphoribosyltransferase, whose protein sequence is MNFLEQKILADGVVKPGNVLKVDSFLNHQIDIRLMQKIGEEFKRRFADVEFNKVLTIEASGIAIAAFIAYLNDVPVVFAKKGQTVNSTDDKYVAKAYSFTHKKFNDIFVSRPYLKPTDKILIVDDFLADGEASKALIDLVKQAGAELVGVGIAIEKGMQPGGAKLRAAGIRLESIAIVDSMDAETGFIKFREQ, encoded by the coding sequence ATGAACTTTCTTGAGCAGAAAATCCTTGCCGATGGTGTTGTCAAACCCGGCAACGTTCTTAAGGTTGACAGTTTCTTAAACCACCAGATTGACATTCGCCTGATGCAAAAGATTGGCGAAGAATTCAAACGTCGCTTTGCTGACGTGGAATTCAACAAGGTGCTCACCATCGAAGCAAGCGGAATCGCCATCGCGGCATTCATTGCATACCTAAACGATGTTCCGGTGGTATTCGCCAAGAAAGGCCAAACCGTCAACAGCACCGACGACAAATACGTCGCCAAGGCATATTCTTTCACGCACAAAAAGTTCAACGATATTTTCGTATCGCGCCCATACCTCAAGCCGACCGATAAAATCTTGATTGTCGACGACTTCTTGGCAGACGGCGAAGCAAGTAAGGCGCTCATTGACCTTGTAAAGCAAGCAGGCGCCGAACTCGTCGGCGTTGGCATCGCTATTGAAAAGGGCATGCAACCCGGTGGCGCAAAACTCCGCGCCGCAGGCATACGCCTGGAATCCATTGCCATCGTCGACAGCATGGACGCTGAAACCGGATTCATCAAGTTCCGCGAACAGTAA
- a CDS encoding nucleobase:cation symporter-2 family protein, translating into MKTSNNIYQLDGRVPLLQAIPFGLQHVLAMFVSNITPIIILANVVGIEKGLTASLIQNCMIIASIGTLVQLYPIWKIGSRLPIVMGISFTFLSVSISIGTSQGMGTLMGAVIVGGIVEGLLGLCAKYWLKLIPHIVAATVVTSIGFSLLPIGANSFAGGQGAADFGSAQNWIVGSVTLLTCLLTQVFAKGFLRSLSVLVGLIVGYILALCMGMVDFSGLTSNGIVALPQFLPFTPEFNLGAILSVIAIYLVSATETVGDSSALCSGALKRQIHKVEMGGAISCDGFVSTISGLFGCTPITSFSQNVGLASLSGVVNRFAIATSAGIMLLGGLFPPIGTLLTTIPQAVLGGCTIMMFGSILFAGFGMIAKSGFSQRNMIIVSLSLSTGLGFTSASKMFQIFPQIIQTIFAENCVAVVFILAVVLNLVLPKEKEEK; encoded by the coding sequence ATGAAAACTTCGAACAACATTTATCAGCTTGACGGACGCGTTCCCCTTTTGCAGGCAATTCCCTTCGGTTTGCAACACGTTCTCGCCATGTTCGTGAGCAACATTACGCCGATTATCATTCTCGCAAATGTCGTCGGAATCGAGAAGGGCCTTACTGCCTCGCTAATCCAGAATTGCATGATTATTGCAAGTATCGGCACCCTCGTGCAACTTTACCCCATCTGGAAAATCGGCTCTAGGCTCCCCATCGTCATGGGCATCAGCTTTACGTTCCTCTCCGTTTCCATTTCTATCGGCACGTCGCAAGGCATGGGCACCCTCATGGGCGCCGTTATCGTCGGCGGCATTGTCGAAGGGTTACTCGGTCTCTGCGCAAAATACTGGCTTAAGTTGATTCCGCACATTGTTGCCGCCACCGTCGTGACCTCCATCGGATTTTCACTCTTGCCCATCGGTGCAAACTCATTTGCCGGCGGCCAGGGTGCAGCAGACTTCGGCTCTGCACAGAACTGGATTGTCGGTAGCGTCACGCTCCTCACCTGCTTACTCACGCAAGTTTTCGCCAAGGGATTCCTCCGTTCGCTCTCTGTGCTGGTAGGCCTTATTGTTGGCTACATTCTCGCGCTCTGCATGGGAATGGTTGATTTCTCTGGGCTCACGAGCAACGGCATTGTCGCGCTCCCCCAATTTCTCCCATTCACTCCGGAATTTAATTTAGGCGCAATCCTGTCCGTTATCGCTATCTATCTTGTGTCCGCCACAGAAACCGTCGGCGATTCTAGCGCCCTTTGCAGCGGCGCCCTCAAGCGTCAAATTCACAAAGTTGAAATGGGTGGCGCCATCAGCTGCGACGGCTTTGTTAGCACCATCTCCGGACTTTTCGGCTGCACTCCGATTACATCGTTTAGTCAGAACGTAGGCCTCGCCTCACTCTCTGGCGTAGTGAACCGTTTCGCCATCGCCACAAGCGCAGGCATCATGCTTCTTGGCGGTCTCTTTCCGCCCATAGGCACGCTCCTCACAACCATTCCGCAAGCAGTTCTCGGTGGTTGCACCATTATGATGTTCGGTTCCATTCTCTTCGCCGGATTCGGCATGATTGCTAAAAGCGGATTCTCGCAGCGCAACATGATTATCGTCAGTTTGTCCTTAAGCACCGGCCTCGGATTCACTTCGGCATCTAAGATGTTCCAAATTTTCCCGCAGATTATTCAGACCATCTTCGCCGAAAACTGCGTCGCCGTGGTATTCATTCTCGCCGTCGTCTTGAACTTGGTATTGCCCAAAGAGAAAGAAGAGAAGTAA